DNA from Kitasatospora acidiphila:
TCGGCGGCGCCGATCAGGCCGGCCTCGTTGCCCAGAGCAGCCGGCACGATCTGCGCCTCGGGGCGGAAGCCGCGGCCGGTGAGGGTGCGGCGGAACGCGTCCTGGGCGGGCCCGAGCAGCAGGTCGCCGGCCGCCGAGACGCCGCCGCCGATCACGAACCGGCCGGGGTCCAGGGCAGCCGCGAGGTTGGCCAGGCCCACGCCCAGCCAGCTGCCGATGTCGTGCAGCAGCTCCACGGCCATCGGGTCGCCGGCCCGGGCGGCCTCGGTGACCAGCGGCCCGGTGATCGCGGTGACGTCGCCGCCGACCCGGGCCAGCAGCGGCTGCGCCACCGGCGACTCGGCGGCGGCCAGCTCGCGGGCCTCGCGGACCAGGGCGTTGCCGGAGGAGTACTGCTCCCAGCAGCCCCGGTTGCCGCACGGGCAGCGGTGCCCGCCGGGCACCACCTGCATGTGGCCGAACTCCCCCGCCAGGCCGAACCGCCCCCGGTCCACCCGGCCCTGGCGGACCAGCGCGCCGCCGATCCCGGTGCCCAGGGTGATCATCACCAGCAGGTCCTCGTCCCGCCCGGCGCCGAACCGCCACTCGGCCCAGGCGGCGGCATTGGCGTCGTTCTCGACGACCACCGGGAACTTCAGCCGGTCGCTGAGGGCCTCGCGCAGCGGTTCGTCCCGCCAGTTGAGGTGCGGGGCGAACAGCACCCGGGAGCGGTCGGAGTCGACCCAGCCGGCCGCGCCGATGCCGACCGCGTGCACGTCGTGCCGGTCGGCGAGCTCCAGGACCAGTTCGACGATGACGTCCTCGACCACCTTGGGGCTCTTGCTCTTGTCCGGGGTGTCCGCGCGCAGCTGCTCGACGATGGTGCCCTCGCCGCTCACCACCCCGGCGACGACCTTGGTGCCGCCGATGTCGATCCCGATGGTGGGCAGCCGGAGCACCCCGGCGGGCAGGGTGCGGCGGCGCCGGTCGCGGTAGTCGTCGGTCTGGTGCGGCCGGCCGGCCCGCTGGCCGAGGCCGCGCTGTCCGAGACCGAGGAGGGCGGGCAGGACGGGTTGGCCACCACGGGCGGAGGACTGGTTCACGCGGAGACGATACGCCCCGTCAGATGGGAAGCCGCTGATCGAATCCTGAAGATGGGACCCTCCGGTGCACGAGGAGCCCCCGGACAGGTGTCAAACTAGTGACGGTCACAACGGGGACATTCAAGTACACGTGATCTTTCTCTCAGGTTCCTCTCGGGTTTGAGGTAACCGATCATGCGTTCACCGCGTCCCCGTATAAGTGAGTGCGCACCGGCCATGGGGGTCCGGGCGATTAGGAATCCCGGATACGAGATACATAGATGCAACTGACAGGTCAGCCCTTCCTGATCCTTACGATCATCCTGGTGCCGGTCTCCATCCTGCTGGCGATGCTGCTCTGGGGGCGGGTCGGCGGCCCCAAGCCGGTGCAGTTCCTGGCCCGGCTGATCATGATCCTGTTCTGCCAGGCGACGGCCGTGACCATGGTCTTCGTGATGGTGAACAACGCCAACATGATCTACGGCAGCTGGAGCGACCTGCTCGGTTCGGACGAGCACGTGCAGGCGGTGCCCGCCCCGCCGGCCGACGCCGCGGCCGGTCAGAAGGGCGGGCCGGGGTCGGGCAGCGACGCCAAGCCGGCGAAGGCGCTGCAGCAGTTCAAGGCCGTGGACGACCCGCTGGTGCCGAAGGACGTGCAGACCACCGATCTGAAGGGTCAGCTGTCCGGGGTGACCGCCGAGGTCAACGTGTGGCTGCCGCCGCAGTACAACGACCCGGCGTACAAGGACAAGAAGTTCCCGGTGGTCGAGATGCTGCCGGGCTTCCCGGGGTCCTCGAAGGCCTGGTTCGGCTCGCTGAAGGTCACCGAGCAGCTGAAGCCGCTGATGCAGTCCGGCAAGGTGACGCCGTTCATCCTGATCTCGCCGCGCACCCAGCTGATCAGCACCACCGTGGACACCGGCTGCGCCGATGTGCCGGGCAAGGTCAACGCGGACACCTGGCTCTCCCGTGACGTGCCGCAGATGATCATGGACAACTTCCGGGCCGAGACCTCGGCGGACGGCTGGGCGATCCTGGGGTACTCGGCCGGTGCGCACTGCGCGGACCGGATGGCGCTGCTGCACCCGGACCGCTTCCGCGCCGGGATAAGCCTCTCCGGCTACAACGACCCGCACTCCGAGGAGCTGTCGCTGACCGCCAAGGACCCGCTGCGGCAGACCTCCAACCCCCTCTACATCCTGGAGCACGCCACCACCCCGCCGCACGTCGCGCTCTACCAGAGCGGCGGCAAGGGCGACGGCTACGAGGACGGTCAGGCGCTGGCCGCCGCCGCCAAGTCGCCCACCTCGGTGACCGTGCAGCTGACGCCCGGTTCGCACACCCCGTCGCTGTGGCGCCCGATGATCCCCGGCATCTTCGAGTGGCTGAGCGGCATCATCCCGGCTCCGCGCTGACCTGACAGCAGAGCGGCTGACCTGACGGCAGACACGGCTGACCTGTCAGCGAAACGGCGCCCGGCGGATCATCGGATCCGCCGGGCGCCGTCCTGCGCACAGGGTTCGTCAGGCCAGCTCCAGCGCCAGGTAGAAGTCCACCCGGTCCTCCAGCCGCGACAGGTCACGGCCGGTCAGCTCCTCGATCCGGCCGATCCGGTACCGCAGGGTGTTGACGTGCACGTGCAGTTGGGCGGCGCAGCGGGTCCAGGAGCCGTCGGAGCGCAGGAAGGCCTCCAGGGTGCGGACCAGGTCGGCCTGGTGCTCAAGGTCGTAGCCGATCACCTTGTCGAGCAGCCGGCTGCGGAACGCGCGCCGCACCTCGTCGGGCACGGCGGCCAGCAGCAGTACGTGGGAGGCGAGCGCCTCGGGGCCGGCCACGCAGACCCGGCCGACCCGGGAGGCGGCGATCCGGCGGGCGTGCCGGGCCTCCTCCAGGGCGCCGCGCAGGGCGCCGGCCGCCTGGGCGGGGGCGGAGACGCCGACGGTGATCCGGCCGGCCGAGCCGAGCCCGGCCTCCAGCGGGGCCAGCAGGTCGCGCAGCGCGTCGGCCGGTACGGGCTCCTCGGGCGCGGGCAGCACCACCACGGCGCCGGTGCCGTTGCCCGCGACCAGCGCGCGGTCGGCGGTGTCGGTGAGCGCCTCCTCCAGGACCGCTCGCACCGCGCCTTCCGGCAGGCCCACTCCCTCGGCGCTGAGGACCAGCCAAGTCTCCTCGGGTGTGGGCGAGTTGGCTGCGGAGCTCGGGTATCCGGCCATCACGGCGGAGGCGTGCAGGGTGCGGCTGGTCTCAGCCGGGTCGGCGTCGCGTTGCAGCAGTGCCAGGATCTCGTCGGCGAGGCGGCGGCGCAGCCGGCGGTCCTCGTCGCGGCGGGTGCGTTCGGCGGCGACCAGCCCGGCCAGGTTCTCGGCCAGCTGCTGGCGCTTGGCGGTCCATTCGGTGATGTCGCCGGCGACGGCCAGCAGCCAGTCGGCGAGCGGAGCCGGCGCCTCGGGGTCGGCGGGGGCGGGCAGCAGCGAGTAGGTGCCGGTGGCCGACTGGGCCCGGTGCGGCGGGCGGCGGCGCTGCCGCTGGGCGGCCAGGTGGGCGCGGACCAGCTGGTCGCGGTCGGCGGCGCCGAGGTGCTCGGCCGGCCCGGCGATCACCCGGCCGGTCGGGCTGAGCACCCAGCAGTCCAGGTCGAGGTCGCCGCCGAGCAGCTGCAGGACGGCGTCCAGTCCGCCGCCGCCGGCCGCGGAGACCAGCTGGCGGTGCCGGTCGACCAGTGCGGCCAGGTCGGCGGCACGGTCGGCGGAGACCTGGCGGCCGACGTACTCGGTGAGGGTGGCGAAGGCCATGTCGTCGGGGACGGCCAGCAGCGGCATCCGGTGCCGGCGGCAGGCCTCGATCAGGTCGTCGGGGATCGGGCCGACCTCGGCCGCACCGGCCGCCAGCGCCACCGCCCCGCCGGCCACCAGGGTGCGCACGAAGCGCTCGGAGTCCACCGGTGCGGTGCGCCAGAGCATGCCGGTGATGACCAGCTCGCCGCCGTGCAGATAGCGGCTGGGGTCCTGTAGGTCCGTGGTCATCACCCCGGTGACCTGCCGGTCGAGCTCCTCCTCGGCGGCCAGCAGGCGCAGCCGTGGTGCGCCGGGGGTGAGCAGGTCACGGACGCGCATCCGCTGACTCCTTCGTCTGAACGGTGGGTGACCAGGTGGGTGACCGGGTGGGTCGGGACGGGACGGGTGGACGACGGGAGGACAGTGTGCCCGATGCCGCGGGTCTTCGCTGCGGGCCGGTGCGCGGCGCCGTCGCTTCGGACGTCGTCACCGGATTACGGTCGATAGGGACGGCCGGGGCGTCGGTGCTCGCAGGGCGTTCGCCGTGCTCAGCGGCGCCCTCGGGGCCCTCTTAGAGGAACGTACAGGATCCCGGCTGGCGGCGGCGCACGGGCTTCATGCCATCGGTGACTGCCTCGCCGGCTCCGGACGGCGGTTCACTGGCCGTACGCCGCCGGACACGCCGCGGTGACCGAGGTGAGGAGACACCCGCATGGAGTTCCTGCGGCCCGCCAGTTGGGACGAGGCACTCGCCGCCAAGGCCGAGTGTCCGACCGCGCTGCCGATCTCGGGCGGCACCGACGTCATGGTCGAGATCAACTTCGACGTGCACCGGCCGGCGGCGCTGCTCGACCTGAACCGGATCACCGAGCTGGCCGAGTGGTCGATCGAGGACGAGGTCGTCAGGCTCGGCGCCGCGGTGCCGTACGCGCGGATCATCGAGGAGCTGTCCGGCCCGCTGCCGGGCCTGGCGCTGGCGGCGCACACGGTCGGTTCGCCGCAGATCCGCAACCGCGGCACGGTCGGCGGCAACCTGGGCGCCGCCTCCCCCGCCGGTGACTCGCACCCGGCGCTGCTGGCGGCCGGCCGCGAGGTCTTCGTCGAGGCGGCCTCGCGGGCGCGCGGCACCCGGCTGATCCCGATCGACGACTTCTTCCTCGGGGTGAAGCGCAACGCGCTGGAGCCGGACGAGCTGATCCGCCGGGTGCACATCCCGGTCGCGGACGGCCCGCAGCAGTTCTCCAAGATCGGCACCCGCAACGCCATGGTGATCGCGGTGGCCGCGTTCGGCCTGGCACTGCACCCGAGGAGCCGCACGGTGGGCGCCGGGATCGGCTCGGCGGCCCCGACGCCGCGCCGGGCCCTCGAGGCGGAGCGGTACCTGGAGGGTGTGCTCGCCGAGCGCGGCCTGTGGGAGTCGGGCGAGGTGCTCGGCGGCGAGGTGGTCCAGCGGTTCGGCGAGCTGGTCCGGGCGGCCGCCTCGCCGATCGACGACGTGCGCGGCACCGCCGACTACCGGCGGCACACTCTGGCGGTGATGGCCCGGCGCACCCTCACCTGGTGTTGGAACGACTACGGCAAGCAGATCAGGAGCGCGGCATGAGGGTCACTTTCACCGCCAACGGCAGACCCGTTGAAGCGGACGACGTGTGGGAGGGCGAGAGCCTGCTCTACGTGCTGCGCGAGCGGGTCGGCCTGCCGGGCTCCAAGAACGCCTGCGAGCAGGGCGAATGCGGTTCCTGCACGGTCTACCTGGACGGGGTGCCGGTCTGCTCGTGCCTGGTCGCGGCCGGGCAGGTGCAGGGCCGCGAGGTGCGCACTGTGGAGGGCCTGGCCGATCCGGCGAGCGGTGAAGTGGGCCTGGTCCAGCAGGCGTTCATCGACGCCGGCGCGGTGCAGTGCGGTTTCTGCACGCCGGGGCTGCTGGTGCAGACCGACGCGCTGCTGGCCCGCGACCCGCAGCCGAGCGACACCGACATCCGGGAGGCGCTGAGCGGCAACCTGTGCCGCTGCACCGGCTACGAGAAGATCATGGACGCGGTGCGGCTGGCCTCGGCCCGGAAGGCGGCCGTCAAATGAGCGATCGCACGATCCAGGAGCAGAAGAACCTGCGGAAGCTCAACCAGGCGTCCAAGGACGGCATCGGCGGCTCCCCGCTGCGCCCGGACGGCACCTTGAAGGTGAAGGGCGAGTTCGCCTACTCCTCCGACCTGTGGCACGAGGACATGCTCTGGGGCATGGCGCTGCGCTCGCCGCATCCCCGGGCGAACATCCTCTCGGTGGACGTCTCGCAGGCGCTCAAGCTGCCGGGCGTCTACGCGGTGCTGACCCATGAGGACATCCCCGGCGCCAAGTTCTACGGCCTGGAGATCGCGGACCAGCCGGCGCTGGCGATCGACAAGGTCCGCTACCACGGCGAGGCGATCGCCATCGTGGCGGCCGACCATCCGGAGACCGCCCGCCGCGCGGTGGGCAGGATCGAGGTCGAGTACGAGGTGCTCCCCCGATCGTCACCGAGGAGCAGTGCCTGCACCCGGAGGTCCACGGCTACGTCCATGAGCCGCACGAGTACAAGTCGCACGCCTACGGCAACATCTGCCACCAGCAGAGGCTGGTCCACGGTCTGGGCGTGACCGACGAGGTGCGGGCGATGGCGGATGTCGTCGTCAGGGGCGAGTACGAGGTCGGCATGCAGGACCAGGCCTTCCTGGGCCCGGAGTCCGGTCTCGCGGTGCCGGCCGAGGACGGCGGCGTCGACCTCTATGTGGCCACCCAGTGGCTGCATGTGGACCGGCAGCAGATCGCCCCGGTGCTGGGCCTGCCCGAGGAGAAGGTGCGGCTCACCCTGGCCGGGGTCGGCGGGGCGTTCGGCGGCCGCGAGGACCTCTCGATGCAGATCCACGCCTGCCTGCTGGCGCTGCGCACCGGCAAGCCGGTGAAGATCGTCTACGCCCGGGACGAGTCCTTCTTCGGCCATGTGCACCGCCACCCGGCGCGCCTGACCTACGAGCACGGCGCCACCCGGGACGGCAAATTGGTCTTCTCCGACGCCCGGATCGTGCTGGACGGCGGCGCCTACGCGTCCGCGTCCCCGGCCGTGGTGGGCAACGCGGCCTCGCTGGGCAACGGACCGTACGTGATCCCCAACGTGCGGATGCACGCGCTCGCGCTGTACAGCAACAACCCGTCCTGCGGGGCGATGCGCGGCTTCGGCGCGGTGCAGGCGGCGTTCGCCTACGAGAGCCAGATGGACAAGCTGGCCGCGGCACTCGACATGGATCCGGTGGTGCTGCGCCAGCTCAACGCCATGACGGAGGGCGACCTGATGCCGACCGGGCAGCGGATCGACTCGCCGGCCCCGGTCGCCGAACTGCTGCAGCGGGTCAAGGACATGCCGCTGCCGCCGCCGCTGGACCTGGCCGACCTGGACATCCGCCTGCTGCCCGGCGCGTGCTCCAACACCTCGCACGGCGAGGGCATCGTGCGCGGCGTCGGCTACTCGGTGGGCATCAAGAA
Protein-coding regions in this window:
- a CDS encoding alpha/beta hydrolase; this translates as MPVSILLAMLLWGRVGGPKPVQFLARLIMILFCQATAVTMVFVMVNNANMIYGSWSDLLGSDEHVQAVPAPPADAAAGQKGGPGSGSDAKPAKALQQFKAVDDPLVPKDVQTTDLKGQLSGVTAEVNVWLPPQYNDPAYKDKKFPVVEMLPGFPGSSKAWFGSLKVTEQLKPLMQSGKVTPFILISPRTQLISTTVDTGCADVPGKVNADTWLSRDVPQMIMDNFRAETSADGWAILGYSAGAHCADRMALLHPDRFRAGISLSGYNDPHSEELSLTAKDPLRQTSNPLYILEHATTPPHVALYQSGGKGDGYEDGQALAAAAKSPTSVTVQLTPGSHTPSLWRPMIPGIFEWLSGIIPAPR
- a CDS encoding ROK family glucokinase, coding for MPALLGLGQRGLGQRAGRPHQTDDYRDRRRRTLPAGVLRLPTIGIDIGGTKVVAGVVSGEGTIVEQLRADTPDKSKSPKVVEDVIVELVLELADRHDVHAVGIGAAGWVDSDRSRVLFAPHLNWRDEPLREALSDRLKFPVVVENDANAAAWAEWRFGAGRDEDLLVMITLGTGIGGALVRQGRVDRGRFGLAGEFGHMQVVPGGHRCPCGNRGCWEQYSSGNALVREARELAAAESPVAQPLLARVGGDVTAITGPLVTEAARAGDPMAVELLHDIGSWLGVGLANLAAALDPGRFVIGGGVSAAGDLLLGPAQDAFRRTLTGRGFRPEAQIVPAALGNEAGLIGAADLARAVARRFRTVKRSRAER
- a CDS encoding PucR family transcriptional regulator; its protein translation is MRVRDLLTPGAPRLRLLAAEEELDRQVTGVMTTDLQDPSRYLHGGELVITGMLWRTAPVDSERFVRTLVAGGAVALAAGAAEVGPIPDDLIEACRRHRMPLLAVPDDMAFATLTEYVGRQVSADRAADLAALVDRHRQLVSAAGGGGLDAVLQLLGGDLDLDCWVLSPTGRVIAGPAEHLGAADRDQLVRAHLAAQRQRRRPPHRAQSATGTYSLLPAPADPEAPAPLADWLLAVAGDITEWTAKRQQLAENLAGLVAAERTRRDEDRRLRRRLADEILALLQRDADPAETSRTLHASAVMAGYPSSAANSPTPEETWLVLSAEGVGLPEGAVRAVLEEALTDTADRALVAGNGTGAVVVLPAPEEPVPADALRDLLAPLEAGLGSAGRITVGVSAPAQAAGALRGALEEARHARRIAASRVGRVCVAGPEALASHVLLLAAVPDEVRRAFRSRLLDKVIGYDLEHQADLVRTLEAFLRSDGSWTRCAAQLHVHVNTLRYRIGRIEELTGRDLSRLEDRVDFYLALELA
- a CDS encoding (2Fe-2S)-binding protein — protein: MRVTFTANGRPVEADDVWEGESLLYVLRERVGLPGSKNACEQGECGSCTVYLDGVPVCSCLVAAGQVQGREVRTVEGLADPASGEVGLVQQAFIDAGAVQCGFCTPGLLVQTDALLARDPQPSDTDIREALSGNLCRCTGYEKIMDAVRLASARKAAVK
- a CDS encoding FAD binding domain-containing protein, which gives rise to MEFLRPASWDEALAAKAECPTALPISGGTDVMVEINFDVHRPAALLDLNRITELAEWSIEDEVVRLGAAVPYARIIEELSGPLPGLALAAHTVGSPQIRNRGTVGGNLGAASPAGDSHPALLAAGREVFVEAASRARGTRLIPIDDFFLGVKRNALEPDELIRRVHIPVADGPQQFSKIGTRNAMVIAVAAFGLALHPRSRTVGAGIGSAAPTPRRALEAERYLEGVLAERGLWESGEVLGGEVVQRFGELVRAAASPIDDVRGTADYRRHTLAVMARRTLTWCWNDYGKQIRSAA